One window of the Lytechinus pictus isolate F3 Inbred chromosome 5, Lp3.0, whole genome shotgun sequence genome contains the following:
- the LOC135154075 gene encoding uncharacterized protein LOC135154075, with translation MDYLHHLHNLELLRELPLPRPRRGLRDARNPLESYEDGPFRDRYRLSKETVIYIINMLEAELKRDTQRNDPLPVYLKVLTALRFNAVGSFQKMHGDEAAISQSSMCRIIKDVSEAIATRKRQYMKFLRQEMKLKQLSDSSTSTADFQE, from the exons ATGGATTATCTCCATCACCTTCACAACCTTGAATTGCTAAGAGAG ctaCCTTTGCCAAGACCACGTCGTGGGCTACGGGATGCTAGAAATCCATTGGAATCGTACGAGGATGGGCCATTTCGAGATCGGTATCGACTGTCAAAAGAAACCGTCATTTACATCATCAACATGCTGGAAGCAGAATTGAAGAGGGACACACAGAGGAATGATCCACTTCCCGTTTATTTGAAGGTGTTGACGGCTCTCCGTTTTAATGCGGTGG gATCATTTCAAAAGATGCATGGTGATGAGGCAGCAATATCACAGTCATCAATGTGTCGAATCATCAAAGATGTGTCGGAAGCTATAGCAACAAGGAAGAGGCAATACATGAAGTTCCTTCGACAAGAGATGAAGTTGAAGCAACTCAGCGACAGTTCTAC